ATATTTCATGAACACCACTTTGACAGATAGGCTCTGTTATGCTAGCTCAACTACTTGGACGCATTGTTATGTTCAAACTGTTGAAGAACTAATGAATGTTGAAGTACCTGAAAGAGCAAAATACATAAGAACAATAATGTTAGAGCTCCAACGTCTCGCGTCACATTTGATGTGGGCAGGCGCGTATATGCCAGATTTGGGGCACATAACTGGCGCGCTTTATTTTTGGAGAGACAGGGAGCTTTTCCTTAACTTATTAGAAGT
The Candidatus Poseidoniia archaeon genome window above contains:
- a CDS encoding NADH-quinone oxidoreductase subunit NuoD, with the translated sequence MAEMWISMGPQHPMTHGLWTLKVKVDGETITDADPELGYLHRSVEKMGERRKYFMNTTLTDRLCYASSTTWTHCYVQTVEELMNVEVPERAKYIRTIMLELQRLASHLMWAGAYMPDLGHITGALYFWRDRELFLNLLEV